A window from Telopea speciosissima isolate NSW1024214 ecotype Mountain lineage chromosome 8, Tspe_v1, whole genome shotgun sequence encodes these proteins:
- the LOC122670490 gene encoding uncharacterized protein LOC122670490 isoform X2, translated as MGNCQAVDTATLVIQHPSGKVERLYWPVSANEVMRTNPGHHVALVLTFCLPPPSKEKDKQEPQQQQERPINNNNEVRITRVKVLRPTDTLVLGQAYRLVSSQEVMKGLWARKYAKMKKERNTQSNDKPLKPRPKQQGSSPCETETESTSPQLDNPNQLQVAKNERHRPRTASASAPSASTRSRTWRPSLQSISEAGS; from the exons ATGGGGAATTGCCAAGCCGTAGATACGGCGACGTTGGTGATACAGCATCCAAGTGGGAAGGTGGAGAGGCTGTATTGGCCGGTGAGCGCCAATGAGGTTATGAGAACCAACCCAGGTCACCATGTTGCTCTCGTTCTCACCTTCTGCCTacctcctccctcc AAAGAGAAGGACAAGCAAGAACCCCAGCAGCAGCAGGAGCGCCCCATCAACAATAACAATGAGGTTCGCATCACCCGTGTTAAAGTACTTCGCCCCACCGATACTCTGGTTCTAGGCCAAGCTTACCGCCTCGTCTCTTCCCAAG AGGTTATGAAAGGGTTGTGGGCGAGGAAGTATgcaaagatgaagaaggaacGCAACACCCAATCAAACGACAAGCCCCTCAAGCCCAGGCCAAAGCAACAGGGCTCTTCACCATGTGAGACTGAGACTGAATCAACAAGCCCCCAATTAGACAATCCCAATCAGCTTCAG GTGGCAAAAAATGAGAGACACCGACCAAGGACCGCTTCTGCTTCAGCACCCTCTGCTTCAACCAGGTCAAGAACGTGGCGCCCCTCCTTACAGAGCATCTCTGAGGCCGGAAGCTGA
- the LOC122670490 gene encoding uncharacterized protein LOC122670490 isoform X1, whose product MGNCQAVDTATLVIQHPSGKVERLYWPVSANEVMRTNPGHHVALVLTFCLPPPSSSSSHNNDNKHREDKEKDKQEPQQQQERPINNNNEVRITRVKVLRPTDTLVLGQAYRLVSSQEVMKGLWARKYAKMKKERNTQSNDKPLKPRPKQQGSSPCETETESTSPQLDNPNQLQVAKNERHRPRTASASAPSASTRSRTWRPSLQSISEAGS is encoded by the exons ATGGGGAATTGCCAAGCCGTAGATACGGCGACGTTGGTGATACAGCATCCAAGTGGGAAGGTGGAGAGGCTGTATTGGCCGGTGAGCGCCAATGAGGTTATGAGAACCAACCCAGGTCACCATGTTGCTCTCGTTCTCACCTTCTGCCTacctcctccctcctcctcctcctcccataACAATGATAATAAGCACAGGGAGGACAAAGAGAAGGACAAGCAAGAACCCCAGCAGCAGCAGGAGCGCCCCATCAACAATAACAATGAGGTTCGCATCACCCGTGTTAAAGTACTTCGCCCCACCGATACTCTGGTTCTAGGCCAAGCTTACCGCCTCGTCTCTTCCCAAG AGGTTATGAAAGGGTTGTGGGCGAGGAAGTATgcaaagatgaagaaggaacGCAACACCCAATCAAACGACAAGCCCCTCAAGCCCAGGCCAAAGCAACAGGGCTCTTCACCATGTGAGACTGAGACTGAATCAACAAGCCCCCAATTAGACAATCCCAATCAGCTTCAG GTGGCAAAAAATGAGAGACACCGACCAAGGACCGCTTCTGCTTCAGCACCCTCTGCTTCAACCAGGTCAAGAACGTGGCGCCCCTCCTTACAGAGCATCTCTGAGGCCGGAAGCTGA